TAGTCGGCATTGGACCGCGTGCCTGGCGTGAAGTCGAAAAGCACCAGGCCCATGTCACGCGCCCACGTGACGATTTGCTCGTTGTACCACTCATATGGCGGGATGAAGTACCGCATCTGCTCGCGGGTACGGCCATGGCGAGAAAGGTCGGCGAGGTTCTTCTCCAGATCGGCGCGAAAGTCCGACTCAGTCACCAGGGTCTGATCGCGATCCTCCCAGGAGCAATAGAGCGGATGGGCGTCGGAATGCGGACCAAGATAGTGGCCTTCGGCAACAACCCGCCGAAGATGTGCCTGATGCTCGGGAACACGAATGAAGTCGCCGGTCACGAAGAAGGAGCCCTTGATGTCCCGTGCGCTGAGCGCGTCGAGGATGGCGGCCGTGCCCTCGCCGTATTTGCCGCCGGTGAATATCAAGGCGATCTGTTTGCAGTCGCGAGGTCCGCGAATGATGCCGCCGCGATCATAGGCGAACCCGCTGCGGACAGGGCTTGTCGGCGTCGGGACCGGCCGACTTCCAGAACGACACGCGACAGGAACCGCGAGCAGGATCGCACACAGCAGGGTAATGCTTGACCGTCGGAACATGGATGTCCTGCTCGTCAAACGAGCTTCCTCGCCGGCGAAACGCTCAGCCTTTTCGCACCCCCGGACCGCACACGACACGGCCCGGTTTGGCCCCCGTGTGTTCGCCGTTCCTCAGCACCTGCACGCCGTTGACGAAGACATCCCGCACGCCGGTGGCGT
This genomic interval from Phycisphaerae bacterium contains the following:
- a CDS encoding polysaccharide deacetylase family protein — its product is MFRRSSITLLCAILLAVPVACRSGSRPVPTPTSPVRSGFAYDRGGIIRGPRDCKQIALIFTGGKYGEGTAAILDALSARDIKGSFFVTGDFIRVPEHQAHLRRVVAEGHYLGPHSDAHPLYCSWEDRDQTLVTESDFRADLEKNLADLSRHGRTREQMRYFIPPYEWYNEQIVTWARDMGLVLFDFTPGTRSNADYMADSDPRFVSSPRIVESILEYESSKPDGLNGFLLLLHLGAGPDRTDKMHAHLGPLLDELARRGYRFVRVDEMLGGQ